In Synergistota bacterium, the genomic stretch GGGATGGACCCATCCCTGGATCCGCTTGACCCGGGAAATGTCCTCGTCTTTATGGCTGGTCCTTTAACCGGAACGCCTGCTTTAACCGCTGGGAGACATGCGGTAGCTGCAAAATCTCCCCTAACGGGCATATGGGGAGAAGCAGATGTTGGGGGTTATTGGGGAACGGGTTTAAAAAGCACGAGGTTTGACGGCATAATCATCGTGGGGAAAGCGGAAAGGCCGGTTTATATCTGGATAAACGAAAGACGGGCTCTTATAAGGGATGCGGAGCACGTTTGGGGGAAAGATACTTTTGAAACCGAGAAGATCCTGAAGGAAGAGACCGAGCCTGGTGCCAAGGTTGGTTGCATAGGCCCTGCTGGTGAAAATGGTGTTAAGTTTGCTTCCATAATGTTTGATGGAAAGCACGCTCGAGCGGCTGGAAGATGCGGTTTAGGAGCGGTTATGGGCTCGAAAAACCTTAAGGCGGTGGTGGTTTCTGGGAACAAGACGGTTCCTATTGTAGATAAGAGAAATTTCTTAGAATTTTCCAAGCTTAAGATGAAGGAAGCCATAGAAAGCCTAAAAGCTTTCTCGGAGTATGGTACCTCGGGGGGTGTTATAAGGGCGGAGGAGCTTGGGGATCTCCCGATTCGCAACTGGCTCCTGGGGGAGTGGAAGAAGGGTGCGCTTAAGATAACGGGTCAGGCCTGGAGCGATAAATATCTCGTTAGAAGGTTTCACTGTGCCTCGTGTCCCATAGGCTGTGGAAGGGTTATAAAGCTATCCCAAGGCGATTACGCCGGTGTTGAGCAAGCGGGACCTGAGTATGAGACGCTTGCGTGTCTTGGTGCGCTTTGTCTCGTGGATGCCCCTGAGGTCGTTTTACTTGCCAATGAGCTCTGCAATAGATATGGGCTTGATACGATATCTACGGGAAGCGTTATAGGATTTGCTATGGAATGTTCAGAGCATGGTTTAATAGATGAGAGGGTAAGATGGGGGAGTGGCGAGGATCTTCTTA encodes the following:
- a CDS encoding aldehyde ferredoxin oxidoreductase family protein; the encoded protein is MGGYWNRFLRIDLSSKSVEVFSLNEKILREYIGGSGLGAKLIYEGMDPSLDPLDPGNVLVFMAGPLTGTPALTAGRHAVAAKSPLTGIWGEADVGGYWGTGLKSTRFDGIIIVGKAERPVYIWINERRALIRDAEHVWGKDTFETEKILKEETEPGAKVGCIGPAGENGVKFASIMFDGKHARAAGRCGLGAVMGSKNLKAVVVSGNKTVPIVDKRNFLEFSKLKMKEAIESLKAFSEYGTSGGVIRAEELGDLPIRNWLLGEWKKGALKITGQAWSDKYLVRRFHCASCPIGCGRVIKLSQGDYAGVEQAGPEYETLACLGALCLVDAPEVVLLANELCNRYGLDTISTGSVIGFAMECSEHGLIDERVRWGSGEDLLRLIKDIAFRNGIGDLLAEGVRSASENIGGLAKEFAIHVKGLELPAHDPRAFNSLSIGYATSNRGACHVQGMSYIFERGATLPDMGYTEVQDRFGVEGKAEFVAKVQDLMCLYDSAKMCKFTLLGSVGPRDMLKWLNYATGFDYSFEELMKCGERIFNLKRLFNVKIGISRKDDTLPPRIAIHAKESGGAKGNLPPFNKMLYEYYKYRGWDELGRPTPEKLKELGIET